AAAATTATAAATAAATTGGGTATTATAATAATTCCACCATGCAACTCGTGTTTTTAAGTCTTTTATCCAAAGTGAGAAGTGGTACTTCTTCTTTTTCCGCCGCTCTCAGGAACAATGAATCGTAGAAACTTACTTTTTCCTTGACCGCGATCTTAAAGGAGATATCTATGAGTTCCTGAGTTTTTATAACTTCACAGGCGGTGGTTATAAATTCCACGCTCTTTTTAAGGGCTTCTCCAATTATTTCTTCGTCTTCACCGAATAGGGTTACCCTTTTCCAGGCTACATTACCCACCTCTGCCAGGGCCAGATCAAGAGTAAGAAGATCCTGATCCTGGACCGCCTTAACAGCCCTGGAGGATGCTTCTTCCTGGAAAAAAATAGCGGCTATGACACTGGAGTCCAGCACATACCTATCTGGCATTTCTATCTTCCCTTATAAGTACTGCTGATTCCACATTAGTTTTCATACGCTTCCTTAACTCCTCCGCCTCTTTCAGGAGCTTTTTCTTACTTTTATCCTGAATCAATTTAATGGATGCCTGCCTTATCTCGTCCTGCCAGTTAACATCCCCCATCTCTTCCATCATCCTGCGATACTTAACTGGAATTCTAATACTGTAAACAGTTTTTGTAGACATACTATATTGTATACATGTTCTTATACAAATAGTTTGCCATGGATAATCTCCAAATAAAAAACAGAATAATATAGACAAATATAATAAACGATGAAAAATGTTTCATTTCCATCACCCGAATAATTTAATAGTCATGTTTACTTAATCTATACACATTTTTATGGGATGCCACAGTTTCAGTTGTGTGGATTGGTTTCTAAGTTTTAGTTGAAATTCAGGTATCAAATTCTAGTATATGATCTGGATTTCACTATTTAATAGATTTCAGGTTATAACATCCTATTTTCTCATTAAAAAACTTGCAGTAAAATCATTATCAAATGTTAAATGAAATGCTTTTACTAAGCGTATTATTACGATCCACTAATATTTCCACTGAAAATTAATAACTAGTCTACTCTTTAGTATTACGTTTCTACTGGTTTTACCTCGAAAAGTAATAATAAAAATCTTTTAAAAAGTATTATATATTAGATCAGACTAGCCATCAATCACTAAAAAAATGTGGTTGAGTAAATCCAATCACCAGGAGGCGGTTATAGGAAGATGGGAGAAGCGTAATTTTTATTTTACTTAAATTAAATGTCTTTATTTTAATAAATAAACGATATTTTCTGATAAAATCTTAAAAAATTGAGATCTATTCTATAAAAAAAATTTAAGGAGAATAATAGAATGAAATTATTTAAATTAAAGGGGGTGAGTAAGCTATGAATGCAAAAACACCCGTATTGTTGGTTTTAACCTTGATTTTTGCCGTGATACTTTGTGGTGCTGCATCAGCAGGAACGCCTCTAAACACCACCCATAATGGTACGGTGTCCGGGGATCTGTATGTGAACGCTACCCAACCAGTGCCATTTGCTAATCAACCCACAGACGCTACTTCACGGGAATTTACTCAAACATATAACTTGCCCAACAACACAGGATTAGACTGGGCACGAGTTTATGTGAATATTTACTCGGGAAGTGGTAGTGCCAACTGGCCAGCCAACGTCACAGTCAAACTAGACGGGAATGGAGATGGTACCTACGAGACAACACTAGGAAACGAACTACTCACCAGTGAAAACTACTCCATAGACGGAACCATCTACTGGATAAACGACCACTGCTTCCGGGTCTACTCAGACTACCAAGCATGGTACGATGTCACCGGACTCATAACCAGCAACAACCCATCCATCTACGTGAAAACGGAACAAATAGGCACACAAACCTTCGATGGACGATTAAAGATGATCGCCCTGGTCGCAGCCTACAACGACGGAGATGATGATAAGGTACATTACTGGGTCAACGACGGACAAGACTGGATAAACACTGGTTCATCACAAACCACATTTAAAACCAGCACGTTTACAAGAGCAGTGTCAAATGCTGCCTTGTATAATGTGGCTCTCTCCAGTAAGGATGGAAGTTATAACTTCAATGGACAGGCATTTAGTGGTACTGATCCAGTAGCACCAGTGAACTACTTCGTAACCCACAGATGGAATGTTACCAGTAATATCACACCCGGACAGGACAGTACACTGACCTACACCCTAGGTGCTGGATCATATAAAAGCGTCCTAGCAACACTCACTGTTAAAGAATCAGACATAACACCACCAACCGTCAATTTCACGGCC
This window of the Methanobacteriaceae archaeon genome carries:
- a CDS encoding type II toxin-antitoxin system VapC family toxin, translating into MPDRYVLDSSVIAAIFFQEEASSRAVKAVQDQDLLTLDLALAEVGNVAWKRVTLFGEDEEIIGEALKKSVEFITTACEVIKTQELIDISFKIAVKEKVSFYDSLFLRAAEKEEVPLLTLDKRLKNTSCMVELL